Genomic window (Streptomyces sp. RerS4):
CGCAGAAGTACGCCTCCCAGATGATGGGTGTCTGGTTCCTCGCCGTCACCGCCGGTGACTGCACCACCAGCCTCCTGTCCCTGGGCGGTGTGGACCTCAACGGCACGTGGGTGATCGCCTTCGAGGCGACCGCCGCGGTCCTGGCCGGTTTCGCGGTCTACTCGTACCGCAAGAAGGTCCAGTCCCTCATGGGCAGCGTCCACTGACGCACCCCGCGCGAGCGGAGAACGGCCCGGCACACCGGAAGGTGTGCCGGGCCGTTCCGTTTCCGTATCCCGTACGGTGTACCCCGTACGGTGCACGAAGTACGCCGTACGGGGTTTCAGCGGGTGCCGCGCAGGCGGCGCCAGGGGGTGAACGCGAAGACGGCGCCGCCGAGCAGGATGACCGTGCCCGCGACCAGGGCCAGGGCCCTGATGCCGCCGTCGTCCTCGGCGCCCGTCTCGGCGAGGCCGCCCGAGGTGGAGGACGAGGAGCCGCCGACGGTGCCAGCGGTGCCGGCGGTGGTGGAGCCCGAGCCGCCCGGCTGGGCGGTGGTGTCCAGTTCCAGGGAGACCCCGCTGCTGGTCGCCTTGCACGGCACGACGATCGGGGTGGATCCCGGGGCCATGGTGACGTCGATCGTCAGCTGGTCGGGGCTCAGGGTGACCTTGCCCGACTTGCCGGGCTTGTAGGTGCCCGTCATGTCGCTGAGGCTGACCGGCGCCTTGTCCGCGATGGGCTCCGCGTTGGCCGGGCCGGAGACCTTGACCGTGCCGCTGTCGGCGCCGCCGAGCTTGATGTCCATCGAGGGCTTGAGGGCCCCGGCGGGCAGGGCCATGGGGGCCGCCATCGCTCCCTTGGCGGTCTTCACGGTGAGGTCGTAGCCGCCCCCGCCGTTCTTCTTCGCGTTGACGGTGACCGGCGTCTTGATGCCGCCGGGCACGACCGCGCCGCAGTCGTACGCGACCTCGACCGCCTTGCCCGGGAAGTCGGTCTGACCGCCACTGCCGCCGGTGGTGGAGCCGGTCGTGGAGCCTCCGGTCGTCGTGCCGCCGGTGGTCGTGCCGCCCGTTGTCGTGCCGCCCGTTGTCGTGCCGCCCGTCGTGGTGCCGCCCGTCGTCGTGCCGCCGCTGGTGCCGGCCGACACGTCGATGGTGGCGCCGACGCCCACGGCGCCCGTCGGCGCGCACTTGGTGACGAAGGTGCCGAAGGAGAAGGTCACCGCGACGTCGTACTTGCCCGGCGTCAGGGTGATCTTCCCGGCCTTGGTGAGCTTCAGCTTCCCCTTCATCGTGGACATCTGCATGGGCGCCTTCTTCGGGATCGGCGGGTTCTTCTTCTCCCCGACGACCTTCAGCTCGCCGCCCCCGCCGCCCACCGTGATCCAGCCGGTGGGCTGGACGGAGTCCTGCGGGATGTCCATCAGGTCCGTGTTGTTCGAGGCCGGCTTGACGGTCTCCCAGGACACGTCGACCTCGTCACCGACCTTCGCCGTGGCCGGAGCGCTGACCTTGGCGGTGGTCTCGCCCTCCACCGGGCTGCCGCCGCCGGCCGGCGGCACGCACTTGACGTTGAACCTGGTCTCGGCCGCCTGGGCGGGAGTGGCCCCGATGGCGATACCCGCGCCGCCGAGCAGCAGCGCGACCAGGGCCGCGCTCACCCTCCGTTGGGTTTCCACAAGTGTCCTCTCGTCGTCGGACTCTTCTCGGACGGTGCGGACGTCCTCGGTTCCGGTTCCGGTGCCGCCGGCGCGGCCGGTGCTTCCGGGGTGAACCACGGCAGGACCGCCGTGGGGGTCTCGGGGGGCGCCGTCGGACCGCCCCGGCGACCGGTCGGCCGCGGGTCCGCCGGGGTCCTCGCTCCCCGGTGCCGGCCGGCCGCGGGCGCCCCGGCGCGCGGCCGCACCCGGTCCACGACGGCCATGCCGACGCGGAACAGCGCGGTCGGGATCACCACCAGCAGCAGGCCCCAGAACAGCAGCACCCCGTACGGGCGGTCCACGCCCCAGGGTTGGGTGGCCACGACGGTGTCCCCGTACTTGAGCGAGACGGTGTAGTCGCCGTGCGCCCCCGCCGGAAGCGCCACGTCGAGGGCGATCTCGGCCTTGCCGCCGGGCGCGATGGTGCCCTTCCAGCGGGCTTCCTCCCAGGTCGGGGCGAAGACCCCGTGGGCGGTGCCGAGTTGGAAGACGGGGTCCTTGACGGGGGCGGAGCCCAGGTTGCCGACGGTGACGGTGAACTTCCGGCCGGGCGGGGCCCCGAACCAGGTCAGCACCCCGTCCTCGCCCTTCAGTCGGACCCCGGTGAGCATCGCGAGCCGCGCGCTCCCCGACTCGGCGGGCAGTTCGGCCACCGGATGCCCGGCGACCTTCAGCGGGACGGCGACGGTGGACTGGTCCCCGTTGACGGAGGTCACGTTGACCACGCAGGGGCAGGGCTTCGGCGGCGCCACCACCGCCAGTCGGGCGGTGAAGTGCCCGCCGTCGGCGACCGCCACGGCGGCTCCGTCGGCGTTGGCGCAGCTGTTGGTGCCGCCGATCATGTTCTGGCCGCAGAGCAGCAGCATGACCAGGGTCTTCGCCCGCCAGCCGGCGCCGTTGACGGTGATCTCGGTGCCCTGGGCGGCCTCCTGGAGCGAGAGCGTCACCGTGGGCTTGGCCTCGTCGGCGACGGCCTCGCCCGCCGCCGGGGCGAGGAGCGCGAGGGCGCACGCCATCACGGCGACGAGGAGTCGTACGCCGGGTCGTACGGCCCGCGCGCCGGCCTTGCGGCTCACCTGGTGGCTCCTGTCAGCTCGTGGTGCGGTACGTGGACCCCCGCGCCGGTCTCCGGCTCCGGTCCGGGGCGTTCCCGGCGCGCCCGGCGGCGGCGTACGAGGAGCGTCGCGGCCGCGCCGATCCCGCCGAGGGCGAGCAGGCCGGCGCCGGTCCGGGTGGCGGCGGAGCCGGGCAGGAACCAGGCGGCGGCCGTCGCGGTGGCCGGGGCGGCGCCGGGGGCGGTGACGGTGAGGGTGAGGTCGACCCGGTCGAAGGCGGGGGCGTCCGGCCAGGGTTCGGTCAGCTCGACGCGCCGGCCGGGCAGCAGTTCGACCGGCAGGGCGCGGGCGGCGCGGGCGGGGAGGTCGCCGAGGCGGCCGTCGGCGTCCAGGGCGAGTTCGGGGGTGAGGGCGACGTTGCCCCGGTTGACGAGGGTGTACGCGATGACGGTGGCGGCGCCGGCGCCGCGTACGGCGACGTCCTCGATGGTGAGGGCGGCCAGCGTCGGGCCGCCGACCCGCAGGTGGACCCGTACGGCGACCTCGCGGCCGGCCTCGGTGGCGACCACGGCGGCGGGGTGGTCGCCGGGCGCGGAGGCGGGCGGCACGCTGACGGTGAACGGGACCACGGCGCGGGTGCGGGGCGGGATCCGCACGGTGGCGTCGGGCCCGAAACTCAGCCACGAGCCGGCTTCGCCGGCCGCCCCGTCCGCGCTCACGGCGAGGGCGCCGTCCGGGCGGTTGTGGGCGTCGGCCCCGCGCAGGGTGACGACGCGTTCCCGGTCGCTGGTGTTGGTGAGGGCGAGGCGGTCCTCCAGCACGGTGCCGGCGGTGCCCGCGAGGTAGAAGTACGGGCGGGCGGGCGCTCCGGGTCGGCCGGCGGCGGGTTCGGCGCTCCAGCCCGGGTCGTCGGCGGCGGCGGCCGGCGGTGCGCCGAGGAGGAGGACGGCGGACAGGAGCGGGGCGGCGGTCAGGAGCGGGGCGCCGATCCGGTGGAGGGCGGGGAGCAGGGGCATGTCCGGGGCCGCTCCGTTCAGGACGGTGTCCGCTCGGCCCGTCGGCCGCGCCGGGTGAGCCACAGCATTCCGGCGGCGCCGGAGAGCAGCACGGTGGCGCCGAGGGTGCCGAGGGCGAGGGCGGAGTCGGCGGGGCCGGTCTGCGGGAGGGTGTCGCCGCCGGCTCCACCGCCGGGCGGGGGCGCCTCCTGGCCGCCGCCGGCTGCCGTGACCTCCAGTTCGAGGGAGGGGGCGGGGTTGTTGGAGGAGGTGCAGGTGGTGGTGGTCCCCATGGCCTTGATGGTGAGGACGCCGGCGGTGAAGGTGACCTTGCCGCTCTTCTTCGGGGTGTAGGTGCCCGACAGGTCGGTGATCTTGATGGGGGTGTTGGCGGGCGCGGCCTCGGGGTTGGGCGGTCCGGAGACCGGTACGGAGACCTTCTCGGCGCCGTCGGTCATGATCACGGCGCTGGGGCTCATCGCGCCCTTGCCCAGCTCGATGGGGCTGGAGGAGACGCCCTTCTGGAAGGACATCGTGAGCTTGTAGCCGTCGCCCTCCTTGACGGCCTTGATGTCGATGGGCGAGACCGCCGACTTGTCCCCGATGGGGGTCTGGCAGTTGTACGCGACGTCGACCACGTCGGCGTGGGCCGCGGGGGCGGCGAGCAGGACGGCCACGACGGCCACGACGGCCGACGCGCCGGCCGACGCGAGCACGGTGGAGCGTTTCCGGTCGGACACCTTCGTCTTCCCCTCGGGCCACAAGTTACTGACGACACATCAGATGGTGGCTCAAGGTACGCCGGGGGCCTTACGGAGGGAAGACAAAGGACAGTCCGGATCAACGGCCTTTCGGACGTACGGTTTCCGGCCGTTCCGGGGCGTCTCGGCCACCCCGGAACGGTCGGCAGGCGTCAGGCGGCGGGTCCGGCGCGGCGGTCAGGCGGCGCGCACGCCGCGCTGCCAGACGGCGGAGACCAGCGGGACGCCCGGCCGGTACGCGAGGTGCACGTGGCTCGGGGCCTCCAGCAGCGCGAGGTCGGCGCGGGCGCCGGGCACGATCCGGCCGATGTCCTCGCGGCGCAGCGCGCGGGCGCCGCCGGCGGTGGCCGACCACAGGGCCTCGTCGGGGGTCATGCGCATGTCGCGGACGGCGAGCGCGATGCAGAACGGCATGGAACTCGTATACGAGGAACCGGGGTTGCAGTCCGTCGACAGCGCGACGGTGACGCCCGCGTCGAGCAGCCGGCGGGCGTCGGGCCACTGCGCGCGGGTGGAGAACTCGGCGCCGGGCAGCAGGGTGGCGACGGTGGTCGCGGAGGCCTGGGCGAGGGCGTCGACGTCGGCGTCGGTGAGGTGGGTGCAGTGGTCGGCGGAGGCCGCCCGGAGCTCCACGGCGAGCTGCACGCCGGGCCCGTACGAGAGCTGGTTGGCGTGGACGCGCGGGATCAGCCCGGCGGCGGCGCCGGCGGTGAGGATCGCGCGGGCCTGGTCGCCGTCGAAGGCACCCTTCTCACAGAAGACGTCGACCCAGCGGGCGTACGGGGCGCAGGCCTCCAGCATCTCGCCGGTGACGAGGGCGACGTAGCCGGCCGGGTCGTCGGCGTAGTCCGGGGAGACGATGTGCGCGCCGAGGTAGGTGACCTCCTCGGTGTGCGCGGCGGCGATGCGCAGGGCGCGGGCCTCGTCCGCGACGGTGAGGCCGTAGCCGGACTTGGTCTCGAAGGTGGTGGTGCCCTGGCGGCGGGCCTCGTCGAGGTGGCGCAGCAGGTTGGCTTCGAGTTCGGCGTCGGAGGCGGCGCGGGTGGCGGCGACGGTGGTGCGGATGCCTCCGGCGGAGTAGGAGCGGCCGGACATGCGGGCGTTGAACTCGGCGGTGCGGTCGCCGGCGAAGACGAGGTGGGAGTGGGAGTCGACGAAGCCCGGGATGAGGGCGCGGCCGTTCGCGTCGAACGCGGTGTCGGCGGCGGGGGCGTGGTCGGCGGGGCCGACCCAGGCGATGGACTCGCCGTCGATGACGACGGCGGCGTCCCGGACCAGCCCGAGGGGGCTGCCGTCGCCGGTGGCGGGGTCGTTGGTGACGAGGCTGCCGATGTTGGTGACGAGGGTGGTGGTCATGGGTTCCGTTCGGGTTCGAAGCCGGGGGCCTGGGTCTGTCTTGTGGATCAGGCCGGATCAGGCACCGGGCGTCGCGAGCCCGGCATGATCCACAAGACACGGCCTAGCCCCCGGACCCCCGCACCTCAAACGCCGGCGGGGCTGATTCTTTCAGGGGCTGATTTTTTCAAGGGGTGGGACCGAAAAGCGTCAGCCTCGGACGGCTGCGATGGATGCGGACAGGGCGGACGGGACGTCCGGGACCAGGGTGTGGGCGCCGTCGCGGACGATGTGGCGGCCGGCGACCACCGTGTGGCGGACATCGGCGGCCGTCGCCGCGAAGACGGCCGTCTCGGCGCCGAGGCGCGGCAGCGGCCCCGCCGTGCGGACGGAGTCCAACGCGATGGTGGTGAAGTCCGCGAGCGCGCCCGCCTCCAGGCGCCCCGCGTCGGGGCGGCCGAGGGCCGCGTGACCGTCGGCGGTGGCGGCCGTCAGCAGCGCGTTCGCCGTCCAGTGCCCCCGCGTGTGGCTGCGCAGCCGCTCGTTCAGCTCCATCGCGCGGGCCTCCTCCAGCAGGTCGATCACCGCGTGGCTGTCGCTGCCCAGGGACAGCGGGCTGCCCGCGCGCTGGAGCCGGCCCGCCGGGCCGATGCCGTCGGCGAGGTCGCGTTCGGTGGTCGGGCACATGCAGGTGCCGGTGGCGCTGCCGCCGAGCAGCGCGATGTCGACGTCGGTGAGGTGCGTGTTGTGGACGCCCGTCGTGCGCGGGCCGAGCACCCCGTGGTCAGCGAGGAGCTGCGTCGGCGTCCGCCCGTGCGCGGCCTGGCAGGCCTCGTTCTCGGCGGTCTGCTCCGAGAGGTGCACGTGCAGGGGCGCCCGCCGCTCCTCGGCCCAGCGGGCGACGGTGGCCAGCTGCCCGGCCGGTACGGCGCGCACGGAGTGGATCGCCGCGCCGATCAGGGCGTGCTCGCGCGGCTTGAGGCCGCTCACCCGCTCCGCCCAGGCGTCCGCGCTGCCGTCGGAGAAGCGCAGCTGGTGCGGGTTGGGGGCCTCGCCGAAGCCGGCGGCGAGGTAGGCGGTGTCCAGGAGGGTGATCCGGATGCCCGCGGCGGCGGCCGCCTCGATGAGGGCCTCGCCCATCGCGTTGGGGTCGGCGTACGGGGCGCCGCCGGGCGCGTGGTGGACGTAGTGGAACTCGCCGACGTTGGTGACGCCGGCCAGCGCCATCTCCGCGTACACCGCGCGGGCCAGCGCGAAGTACGTGTCGGGGGTGAGGTTCTGGGCCACCTGGTACATGAACTCGCGCCAGGTCCAGAAGGTTCCCGAGCCCACCTGCACCAGCGACCGAAGCGCCCGGTGGAAGGCGTGCGAGTGCGCGTTGGCCAGACCCGGGACGGTCAGGCCGCGCAGCACCTCGGCCCCCGGCGGCGGGGTCTCGACGCCGGCGCGCAGGGCGGCGATCCGGCCGTCGGCGGAAACGTCCAGGGCGACGCCCGGCTCGACGTGGGCGGCGAGCCAGGCGTGCTCCAGCCAGTACGTGGTCAGCGGCACGCGAGTCCTTCCAGTACGTCGGCGAGCGCGAGGACGCCGGCCACGCAGTCGTCCTCGGCGGCGAACTCCCTCGGGGAGTGGGAGACGCCCGTGGGGTTGCGTACGAACAGCATCGCGGTCGGGACGGCCGCGGAGAGGATTCCGGCGTCGTGTCCCGCTCCGGTGCCGAGCACCGGGACGGCCCCGCCGAGGATGCGGTTCAGCTCGTCGCGCAGGGCGTGCTCGAACTCCACGACGGGGGTGAACGACTCGCGGACGACGGCGAGGTCGATGCCGTCCCGGTCGGCCTGTTCGCGGGCGGCCTTCTCGATGGCGGTGACGACCGTGTCGAGGGTGGCCTGGTCGGCGGCGCGGGAGTCGAGCCAGCCGCGCACGAGGGAGGGGATGGCGTTGACGCCGTTGGGTTCGACGGCGATCTTCCCGAAGGTGGCGACGGCCCCGGCGAGGGCGGCCTCGCGTCGGGCGGCCAGCACCGTCTGCGCGTACGTCAGCATCGGGTCGCGGCGGTCCACGAGACGGGTGGTGCCGGCGTGGTTGGCCTCGCCGTGGAAGTCGAAGCGCCAGCGGCCGTGCGGCCAGATCGCGGAGGCGATGCCGACGCGGTCCCCGGACAGGTCGAGGGCGCGGCCCTGTTCGACGTGCAGCTCGACGAAGGCACCGATGCGGGCGAGGCGTTCTGGGTCGGGCCCGATCGCGTCGGGGTCGTAGCCGGCGCGTTCCATCGCCTCGGGCAGGCGCACGCCGTCGCCGTCGCGCAGTTCGTACGCCTTCTCCTTGCTCAGCTGTCCGGCGGCGAGCCGGGAGCCGACGCAGGCCAGGCCGAAGCGGGCGCCTTCCTCGTCGCCGAAGTTGGTGATGGCGAGGGGACGGGTGGGGGTCGCGCCGCGGGCGCGCAGTTCGTCCAGGGCGGCGAAGGAGGAGACCACGCCGAGGGGGCCGTCGAAGGCGCCGCCGTCGGGGACGGAGTCCAGGTGCGAGCCGGTGACGACGGCGTCCCCGGCGAGGGGGTCGCCGAGCCAGGCCCACTGGTTGCCGTTGCGGTCGATCTCGTACGTCAGGCCGCGCGACTCGGCCTGCGCCCGGAACCAGGCGCGGCAGTCGGCGTCGGCGCCGGTCCAGGCGTAGCGGCGGTAGCCGCCGCTGCCGCTGTCGCGGCCGATGGGGGCGAGTTCGTTCCACATGCTGTGGAAGCCCGAGCGTGCCGGGCCGGCGGGGGACCCCGCCCCCGGGGCCCCGGAGGGGGCGCCGGGGGCGGGGACGGCCTCGTGGGAGGGGCTCACGCGGAGTCACCCTCGCGCATCGGGACGCGGACGCCGCGCTCGTCGGCGACGGTCTCGGCGATGTCGTAGCCGGCGTCGACGTGACGGATGACGCCCATGCCGGGGTCGTTGGTCAGGACGCGACGGATCTTCTCGCCGGCGAGCTTCGTGCCGTCGGCGACCGTGACCTGGCCCGCGTGGATGGAGCGGCCCATGCCGACGCCGCCGCCGTGGTGGATGGAGACCCAGGAGGCACCGGAGGCCACGTTGACCATGGCGTTGAGCAGCGGCCAGTCGGCGATCGCGTCGGAGCCGTCGAGCATGGCCTCGGTCTCGCGGTACGGGGAGGCCACCGAGCCGCAGTCGAGGTGGTCGCGGCCGATGGCGAGGGGCGCGGCGAGGGTGCCGTCCGCGACCATCTCGTTGAAGCGCTCGCCGGCCTTGTCGCGCTCGCCGTAGCCGAGCCAGCAGATGCGCGCGGGCAGGCCCTGGAAGTGGACGCGCTCGCCGGCCATCTTGATCCAGCGGTGCAAGGACGCGTTGTGAGCGGACTCAGCCTCGGGGAAGAGTTCGAGCATCGCCTTGTCGGTCTTGGCGATGTCCGAGGCCTCGCCGGACAGGGCGGCCCAGCGGAAGGGGCCCTTGCCCTCGCAGAAGAGGGGGCGGATGTAGGCGGGGACGAAGCCGGGGAAGGCGAAGGCGCGGTCGTAGCCGGCCAGCTGGGCCTCGCCGCGGATGGAGTTGCCGTAGTCGAAGACCTCGGCGCCCGCGTCCATGAAGCCGACCATGGCCTCGACGTGCTTGGCCATCGACTCGCGGGCGCGGGTGGTGAAACCGGCCGGGTCCTTGGCGGCGGCGTCGGCCATGTCGTCGAAGTCGATGCCGATGGGCAGGTACGCCAGCGGGTCGTGGGCGGAGGTCTGGTCCGTCACGATGTCGATCGGGGCGCCTTCCGCGAGCATCTGCGGGAGGAGTTCGGCGGCGTTGCCGAGGAGGCCGATGGACAGGGGCTTGCGGGCGTCGCGGGCCTCGACGGCCAGTTGGAGCGCGTGCCGCAGGTTGTCGGCCTTGACGTCCAGGTAGCGGTGCTCGATGCGGCGCTCGATGGCGCGCGGGTCGACGTCGATGCAGATGGCGACGCCGTCGTTCATCGTCACGGCCAGCGGCTGGGCGCCGCCCATGCCGCCGAGGCCGGCGGTGAGGGTGATGGTGCCGGCGAGGGTGCCGCCAAACTTCTTGGCGGCGACGGCGGCGAACGTCTCGTAGGTGCCCTGGAGGATGCCCTGGGTGCCGATGTAGATCCAGGAGCCGGCCGTCATCTGGCCGTACATGGTCAGGCCGAGGTGCTCCAGGCGGCGGAACTCCTCCCAGTTGGCCCAGTCGCCGACCAGGTTGGAGTTGGCGAGCAGGACGCGCGGCGCCCACTCGTGCGTCTGCATCACGCCGACCGGGCGACCGGACTGGACGAGCATCGTCTCGTCCTGCTTGAGGGTGCGCAGGGTGCGGACCATGGCGTCGTACGAGCGCCAGTCGCGGGCGGCCTTGCCCGTGCCGCCGTAGACGACGAGCTTGTCGGGGTGCTCCGCGACCTCGGGGTCGAGGTTGTTCTGCAGCATGCGCAGGGCGGCCTCCTGCTGCCATCCCAGGGTGCTGAGCTCGGTGCCTCGCGCGGCCCGTACGGGGCGGGGTCCTGACATGGCGGGTGCCTCCTCCGATGTTGGTCAATCCATTCACATCCTCTCTGGATGAATAGATCCAGTCAACAGCTGCGGGCGGGTCCGCCGGATGATGGGATGCGGACATGGCCTCCGAGACGCACGCACACGTGACGGACGCGCACGATCCCCATGCCTTCACCGGGGCCGCCGACGCCGCTGCCGCCGATGCCGGCGCCGGTGCGCGCCGCGATCGGGCCGTACGGGCCGCCGTGGAGCGGGGCCTGCTGGACGTCGAGCCGGTGGTCTGCCTGCTCGACGTGGCCGGCATCCGGGCCTCCGCCGCCGCCCTGACCGGCGCCTTCGCGGCGCACCTGGCGCCCGGCACCCCGGTGCTGCACGCCTTCGCGGTGAAGGCCGCCCCGCTGGTTCCCGTCCTGCGGCTGCTCGCCGCCTCGGGACTCGGCTGCGAGGTCGCCGGCCCCGGCGAGCTGGCCCTCGCCCGCGCCGCCGGGGTACCGGCGGAGCGGACGGTGCTGGACTCCCCCGCGAAGACGCAGGCCGAGCTGCGCGAGGCGCTGGCGCTGGGCATCGCCGTCAACGTCGACAACCGCCAGGAGCTGGAGCGACTCGACGCCCTGGTCGCGGCGGCCCCCACGGCCTCCCCGATCGGCGTACGGATCAACCCCCAGACGGGCGCGGGCACCATCGACGCCCTGTCGACCGCGACCGCCACCTCCAAGTTCGGCATCGCGCTGCGCGACCCCGGCGCCCGCGAATGGCTCGTACGGAACTACGTACGCCGTCCGTGGTTGACGCGGCTGCACGTCCACTCGGGCTCGCAGGGCGTGCCGCTGCCGCTGATCGCGGCGGGGGTAAGGGAACTGCACGCGCTGGCCGAGGAGATCAACGCGGCGGCCGGCCGCCGCCAGGTCGACACGCTGGACATCGGCGGCGGCCTGCCCGTCAACTTCGCCTCCGACGCCACCACCCCGACCTACGAGGAGTACGCGCGGGCCCTGCGCGAGGCGGTGCCGACGCTGTTCGACGGCTCGTACGGCCTGGTCACGGAGTTCGGCCGGTCGCTGCTGGCCAAGCACGGCACGGTGCTCGCCCGCGTCGAGTACACGAAGGTGACGGGGGGCCGTCCCATCGCCGTGACCCACGCCGGCGTGCAGCTGGCCACGCGCACCGTGTACGCCCCGCAGGCCTGGCCGCTGCGCGTGCTTCCGTACGACGCCAAGGGCGCCCCGAAGACCGGGCCCCCGCTGGTGCAGGACGTCGCGGGCCCGGCCTGCTTCGCCGGTGACCTGCTCGCGACCGCCCGGCAGCTGCCGGAGCTGGCGCCGGGTGACGTCATCGCCCTCCCGGACACGGGCGCGTACTTCTTCACGGCCCACTACGGCTACAACAGCCTGCTCCGCCCGGCCGTGTACGGGTTCACCACCGGCGCGCCGCACGGCGTCGGCTTCGCCCTGGCCCGCCCCGCGCAGTCCCTCGCCGCGCTCGTGGACGAGGCGGGCGGCGCGCTCGGGGACGCGCTGCTGGCGTAGCCGTTCGGGCTGCTCCGTCGGGCTACTCCACGAAGAGCCCGCGCGCCGCCGCCCGGGTGTCGAAGGCCTCCAGGCGGGCCTGGGCGTCCGGCAGCGCGTCCGCCATGGCCTCCAGCAGCACGCGACCCAGCAGCATCGGCGCGCACGCGGTGTCGAAGGCCAGGCCGGTACCGACGGGCGCCGGGATCAGCAGGTCCGAGTGCCGGGCGACGGGCGCGAAGGCCGAATCGGCGACGGTCACCACTGTCAGCCCGGCCGCCCGCGCGTGCTCCAGCGCCTCCACGACCTCGCGGGGGTGACGGGGCAGCGCGAAGCAGAGCAGCGCCGAGGCGCCGGCGCCGACGGCCGCGTCGATGCGGTCGGCGAGCATGGAGCCGCCCTCGTCGAGGAGCCGTACGTCCGGATGCACCTTCGCCGCGAAGTAGGCGAAGCCACGCGCCTGGGAGGACGCCGCCCGCAGCCCCAGCACCGGCAGCGGCGCGGACCCGGCGATGAGCCGGCCGGCCTCCTCGACCGGCGTCGGGTCGGCGAGCATCGCCGACAGCCGACGCAGGTTCTCGATCTCGCCCTGGACGGCCTGCTGGTACTCGTTGTACGCCTCCTCGCGCACCGGTTCCGGCCGCCCGGCGGGCGCCACCTCGCGCAGGTGGCGGCGCAGCGCCGGGTATCCGTCGAAGCCGAGGGCCACCGCGAAGCGGGTCAC
Coding sequences:
- a CDS encoding LPXTG cell wall anchor domain-containing protein, with product MSDRKRSTVLASAGASAVVAVVAVLLAAPAAHADVVDVAYNCQTPIGDKSAVSPIDIKAVKEGDGYKLTMSFQKGVSSSPIELGKGAMSPSAVIMTDGAEKVSVPVSGPPNPEAAPANTPIKITDLSGTYTPKKSGKVTFTAGVLTIKAMGTTTTCTSSNNPAPSLELEVTAAGGGQEAPPPGGGAGGDTLPQTGPADSALALGTLGATVLLSGAAGMLWLTRRGRRAERTPS
- the hutI gene encoding imidazolonepropionase — its product is MTTTLVTNIGSLVTNDPATGDGSPLGLVRDAAVVIDGESIAWVGPADHAPAADTAFDANGRALIPGFVDSHSHLVFAGDRTAEFNARMSGRSYSAGGIRTTVAATRAASDAELEANLLRHLDEARRQGTTTFETKSGYGLTVADEARALRIAAAHTEEVTYLGAHIVSPDYADDPAGYVALVTGEMLEACAPYARWVDVFCEKGAFDGDQARAILTAGAAAGLIPRVHANQLSYGPGVQLAVELRAASADHCTHLTDADVDALAQASATTVATLLPGAEFSTRAQWPDARRLLDAGVTVALSTDCNPGSSYTSSMPFCIALAVRDMRMTPDEALWSATAGGARALRREDIGRIVPGARADLALLEAPSHVHLAYRPGVPLVSAVWQRGVRAA
- a CDS encoding MurR/RpiR family transcriptional regulator; the encoded protein is MNDSPAARLQKLFEGHRLTPTQRRIAHCMVRGAAEVPFLSSVELAELAGVSQPSVTRFAVALGFDGYPALRRHLREVAPAGRPEPVREEAYNEYQQAVQGEIENLRRLSAMLADPTPVEEAGRLIAGSAPLPVLGLRAASSQARGFAYFAAKVHPDVRLLDEGGSMLADRIDAAVGAGASALLCFALPRHPREVVEALEHARAAGLTVVTVADSAFAPVARHSDLLIPAPVGTGLAFDTACAPMLLGRVLLEAMADALPDAQARLEAFDTRAAARGLFVE
- a CDS encoding formimidoylglutamate deiminase: MPLTTYWLEHAWLAAHVEPGVALDVSADGRIAALRAGVETPPPGAEVLRGLTVPGLANAHSHAFHRALRSLVQVGSGTFWTWREFMYQVAQNLTPDTYFALARAVYAEMALAGVTNVGEFHYVHHAPGGAPYADPNAMGEALIEAAAAAGIRITLLDTAYLAAGFGEAPNPHQLRFSDGSADAWAERVSGLKPREHALIGAAIHSVRAVPAGQLATVARWAEERRAPLHVHLSEQTAENEACQAAHGRTPTQLLADHGVLGPRTTGVHNTHLTDVDIALLGGSATGTCMCPTTERDLADGIGPAGRLQRAGSPLSLGSDSHAVIDLLEEARAMELNERLRSHTRGHWTANALLTAATADGHAALGRPDAGRLEAGALADFTTIALDSVRTAGPLPRLGAETAVFAATAADVRHTVVAGRHIVRDGAHTLVPDVPSALSASIAAVRG
- a CDS encoding allantoate amidohydrolase, encoding MWNELAPIGRDSGSGGYRRYAWTGADADCRAWFRAQAESRGLTYEIDRNGNQWAWLGDPLAGDAVVTGSHLDSVPDGGAFDGPLGVVSSFAALDELRARGATPTRPLAITNFGDEEGARFGLACVGSRLAAGQLSKEKAYELRDGDGVRLPEAMERAGYDPDAIGPDPERLARIGAFVELHVEQGRALDLSGDRVGIASAIWPHGRWRFDFHGEANHAGTTRLVDRRDPMLTYAQTVLAARREAALAGAVATFGKIAVEPNGVNAIPSLVRGWLDSRAADQATLDTVVTAIEKAAREQADRDGIDLAVVRESFTPVVEFEHALRDELNRILGGAVPVLGTGAGHDAGILSAAVPTAMLFVRNPTGVSHSPREFAAEDDCVAGVLALADVLEGLACR
- a CDS encoding diaminopimelate decarboxylase, translating into MASETHAHVTDAHDPHAFTGAADAAAADAGAGARRDRAVRAAVERGLLDVEPVVCLLDVAGIRASAAALTGAFAAHLAPGTPVLHAFAVKAAPLVPVLRLLAASGLGCEVAGPGELALARAAGVPAERTVLDSPAKTQAELREALALGIAVNVDNRQELERLDALVAAAPTASPIGVRINPQTGAGTIDALSTATATSKFGIALRDPGAREWLVRNYVRRPWLTRLHVHSGSQGVPLPLIAAGVRELHALAEEINAAAGRRQVDTLDIGGGLPVNFASDATTPTYEEYARALREAVPTLFDGSYGLVTEFGRSLLAKHGTVLARVEYTKVTGGRPIAVTHAGVQLATRTVYAPQAWPLRVLPYDAKGAPKTGPPLVQDVAGPACFAGDLLATARQLPELAPGDVIALPDTGAYFFTAHYGYNSLLRPAVYGFTTGAPHGVGFALARPAQSLAALVDEAGGALGDALLA
- the hutU gene encoding urocanate hydratase; this encodes MSGPRPVRAARGTELSTLGWQQEAALRMLQNNLDPEVAEHPDKLVVYGGTGKAARDWRSYDAMVRTLRTLKQDETMLVQSGRPVGVMQTHEWAPRVLLANSNLVGDWANWEEFRRLEHLGLTMYGQMTAGSWIYIGTQGILQGTYETFAAVAAKKFGGTLAGTITLTAGLGGMGGAQPLAVTMNDGVAICIDVDPRAIERRIEHRYLDVKADNLRHALQLAVEARDARKPLSIGLLGNAAELLPQMLAEGAPIDIVTDQTSAHDPLAYLPIGIDFDDMADAAAKDPAGFTTRARESMAKHVEAMVGFMDAGAEVFDYGNSIRGEAQLAGYDRAFAFPGFVPAYIRPLFCEGKGPFRWAALSGEASDIAKTDKAMLELFPEAESAHNASLHRWIKMAGERVHFQGLPARICWLGYGERDKAGERFNEMVADGTLAAPLAIGRDHLDCGSVASPYRETEAMLDGSDAIADWPLLNAMVNVASGASWVSIHHGGGVGMGRSIHAGQVTVADGTKLAGEKIRRVLTNDPGMGVIRHVDAGYDIAETVADERGVRVPMREGDSA